The genomic interval CACCAAGGACTACCACACCAATTTCTCGTGGATCCAAGTTAAAAGCCAAACCCAAAGTGCCATCAGCAAATGTCAACAATTCATTTGCCATGCAGCCTGGAAGACCTTCAACATGGGCGATACCATCGCCAGCCGTCTTTACATATCCAACTTCTTGAGTTGGAGCATTGGACGGAGTGTAGGATTCCACGAATTCGTCTAATGCTTGACGAATCGAGGCGGGATCAATGGTCAAATCTGCCATTTTCACTCCTTTAATTGTTCTTATTCACGCGCGCAGACGAACCAAATCCACCTGCTAATGTGCGTTGCAAAGTCTGTAATTGTGCTGCCACAGTCGTATCAGTTACACGTGCACCATGCTGAATGCGCATGCCTCCAAGAACGCGAGGATCCACGATAGAATCGATATACACCGATGTTCCTAGCTTCTTGGAATAAGCCTCACTAATACGTGAGCGCTGATCAGCACTGAGAGGTACGGCGGTTACTACAGTAACTACACGATCACCTTCATGCTCAGAAATACGTTCTGTAAGCCAATTCATTGCCGACAAGAATCGACGACGGCGAGGCTGATGAGCCACGTGGTCAATCAAAAACTTGGTCAATGGATGCAGTTCATCTGTGCGTACCACAGCGTTAAGCAGCTTGGCACGCGCATCCCATGAAGCACGGGTATCTGATAAGCCAGATAGAACTTCTGGAAGATTAAGCAGGGCTGAATGCACGCGAGAGAGTTCAGCAGACAGCTGCGAAGTCACTCCTTGAGCATCAGCCGAATAGAATACAGCATCAACTGCAATATCTTCTAAAGAGTTGACCAAGTGCATTGTCTTACTCCAGCGCTTACGCACAAGAGAGCACAGAATCTGCTGTGATACATCGTCAATAGAGCCACTAAAGAGTTTATGAACCAGAGCTACACGGTCATCAGCTGTACGACCTGGATCAGTCAGTACTCGCTGCAAACGAACGTTAGCATCAAGTACTGCAGTAATATCCAAGAGCTGACGTGCAATCTCTAAAGCATGATCACCTTGCTCCTGAAGGCGTCCCGCCCATGCTTGGCGAGTAAGCCGTGCAGATGCTAATGATGCTTCACCATGCATGTGTCCACCTCCTTAATGTTCAAGCTCGCTAATTGCATCGTCAATCATGGAAGATTGAACTTCGCTGCTATTTAGCTTGCTGCCCAGAATCTTTCCGGCAAGAGCTGTAGCGATAGCTCCAACTTCACCCTTCAAACTGACTAATGCCTGAGAACGCTGCACTTCAATAGCTTTCTGCGCAGAAGCAGCAACCTGAGCTGCTTCCTTCTCAGCATTCTTCTTCGCATCAGCAATAATGCGAGTAGCTTCTGTACGAGCATCGTCACGAATCTTAGATGCTTCGGTACGAGCTGTTCTGAGCTGATCTTCGTACTGCTTTTTCTTTTCTTCTGCTTCAGCCTCTGCTTGAGCTGCGCGTTCAAAACCGCCCTCAATCTTATGAGCACGTTCATCAAAAATCTGATTGAACTTTGGCATAAAGAAGAAATAGAAGAAAGCTGCGAGGATGACGAGGATAACAGCTGACCAAATCAGGTCATAGCTTTCTGGCAAGAACAAAGAGATTCCGTTTGCACCTTCTGCTACAAGCATGTTTCCTCCTTTCCTTTCACATCGTTTCGGTTCAAATTATTATGCACTATGAGCTGAGTAATAAGTAATTTTTATCGAGCCATCATGAATGCAACGAAGCCGAGCAATGCCAAAACTTCGATAATTGCCAAACCGATGTACATAATAACGTTGAGCTTACCGGAAGCTTCTGGCTGACGAGCAGTAGATTCCAGTGCCTTACCGAACATGATTCCCAATCCGATTGCTGGTCCAAGAGCTGCGATGCCGTAGCCAAGAACGGAAATGTTACCGGAAATAGCTGCAAGAGTTAGGAGATCCATGATTTTCCTTTCATTTTTTATGTATGTGCCGGCGCTTGGAGAGTCAGCACAAAGTCTATATTTTATTCTTCCCCGAGGCTTTGATTAATGTAGACGCAAGAAAGAATACAGAAGATAAACGCCTGCAAACCTGCAACGAATATCTCAAAACCTGTTAAAGCGAAACCACCAACAAACCACAACAATCCCACCGACTTCATTGCAGCTTGCTGAGCCTCAATGAGATAGAAGTTGGACATTGCCAAGGTAATAGCCACAAGCAAGTGACCAGAAATCATATTGGCAAAAAGTCGAAGTGTTAATGAGAATGGGCGAATCAAGATGATTTCGAGAAGTTGTATAGGTGTTAGCAAAATATATACTGGCCATGGCACTCCAGCTGGGAATAATTCCTCTTTCAGGAATCCTGCCAAACCGTGCGCACTAATGCCAGCTGCCCAATACTGAACCATGGTCCATAATGCAAAAACTAATGGCATAGCAATTGTGGCTGTAGCCGCAATATTTGCACCTGGGATAATACCGCATAAGTTAAAGACTAAAATAGTCATGAACATAGTGGTGATCATAGGAAGATATTTCTTGCCACGAAGTTCTCCCAGAATCTGATACACAATATTATCGCGCACAAACTCAAGCAAGAATTCCACAACCCCCTGCCAACGGCCTGGAACAACTTTTGCACGTGCAGCAGTTAATCCCAAAACGAGCAGAATAAGAGCTGTTGCTACAACGCGCACAAGAATAATGCGGTTCATAGCAAACGGAGTACCTTGGAAAAGGATGACTGGAGGTAAGAAATCGTTAAGTGACGGAAGCTCCGGCCCGTGTTCAGCAAGAACGCGAGCAGAAAACGCTGTTGCGTTTAAAATACCGTTCATCTTTCGTCTCCTTAGTGCATAGTCTTATGCAAACCCAACTAAGCTTACTCCACTTCAAGACATTACTCCGTCAATATTTACACTATGTGAACATCGCTATTCCTCAGTACGGACACCATAAGTTGTACCCTTAAAAGGCTCAAAATAATCCTGACGAGGAGCGCCTGGCTCATGCTTAATATTGCGGTCTGTGCCTAGCTTCCCTTCTGCTTTCAACCCTGGAATTTCAGTCACATCATACGGCGTGGTTTGATACACCCAGTTGAGCCAATTGCGCCACAACAAATTCGCATGGGCGCGCCAGGAAAACAGAGGATCTAAAGTTGGATCATTATGTGGATAATAATTCCTAGGGAATGGAACATTTTCCAAACCTTTAGCCATATCACGTTCATATTCGCCGGCTAAGGTGTTACGAACATATTCCCAATGTCCTAAAATAAAGACTTCAGAAAAATCGCGCGTAGCAATCAGACCTGAACCTGCCACTTCTCCCCGAGTGAGCACTTGTAAGGCTGGGTTGGCATCAATCTGCTGCTCATCCATGCTGGCCACGCGAGAATGTGGCTGTAAACAAATCTCGTCAAAACCGTTGGTTAAGAAGTTGTATTCATCTTGTAACCACTGCTCAAACACACCAAAAACCTTGCTGTCTTCAATATGTTTGTCAATGTTGTACCGATAATACAAGCCTGCCATGGCTCCCCAGCACAAATAGACAGTGGAAAAGACGTTGGTTTGTGCCCAATCAATAATCTGGGTAAGCTCGTTCCAATAATCAACATCTTCAAAATTAAGATGTTCTACTGGCGCACCTGTAATCACAAAGCCGTCATAATAATTATCTTTGAGCACATCAAAGGTTTCATAAAACTTAATAAGATGATCCGCACTCGTATGCTTGGTTTCATGAGAGCTAACACGCATAAAATCAATGTCTAACTGCAGTGGCGACTTAGACATGAGACGTAAAATCTGAGTTTCTGTTTCAATCTTCTTCGGCATAAGATTGAGGATGCACATACGCAACGGACGCACTTGCTGTTCTTGTGCATCGCGAGCGCTCATGGCAAAAATTCGCTCAGCATCTAGAATTTCTTTAGCTGGAAGACCCTCAGGAAATTTAATCGGCATACATACCATTATGCAAGATATGAAGTACTTATGCGTATGCATTCGCAGCGCAGTCTACTATCATAAAGTTTTTAGCTTATGCGTGAAGCGTGTGTGTGGCTTGTGTGGACTGGTGCGGAGGGTGCGCGGCTATGGGGCAGCTTGTGCTGCGACCGACTGAAAAGCAATACTCCTGCATAAACACTGTTAAGCACACGCGCACAACGCATAGTACAAGCATATTTACGCAATCACATATGCAGGAAGGGGTTGAAAAACATTCATGGCACGTTTGAATATGAGTACCTTGACCAAAGCAGCACGCGCAGCATTTCCCCTGACCATTCCTATCGGCTTTGCTTGGTTCTTCTTGGGAGTGTCCTATGGATTGCTTATGGAATCCAAAGGTTTTGCTGTATGGTATACCGCACTTATGGCAGCGGTTATTTTTGCTGGCTCTATGGAATTCATTACAGCTGATCTGCTCCTGGGCGCTTTTAACCCACTGTTGGCTTTCTTCATGGCATTAATGGTTAACGCTCGCCATTTGTTTTATGGGCTGGCCATGTTGCGTAAATATAGTGGCGTCGGCGTGAAGAAATGGTATCTTGTTTTTGGTTTAGCAGATGAAACTTTTGCTTTGAATTCTTCCGCTCGCATTCCCGCTGACGTAGACCGCGGATGGTTTTATTTCTTTACCACTGTTATCAACCAATTTTATTGGGTTGCTAGTGCAGTGTGTGGCTCTTTGATCGGCTCCTTTATTCCTTTTAATACGCGTGGGATTGATTTTATTTTGGTTGCCATGTTTGCCGCTATTTTCTTGGAGGAATGGTTAAGCACGAAAAAACATTCTTCTGCTGCTGTTGGAGTAATTGTTTCCTTAGTTAGTTTATTGATTTTTGGCGCTCAAGCTTTTCTTATTCCAGCTATGCTCGGGATTTTAGCTATCTTTACTATGCTCTATATGAAGCAATCAGGTGGCTGGCAACCTGCTCAGAAAGATTCTAAGAAAAACTCTACAACCAAAAATATGAGTAACAGTATGAGCACCAGTACAAGCAATACGGAGGATTAAACGATGACAATGACCGTTCTTCAAGGGCTTCTCATGATTTTTGCTGCAGCAGCTGGC from Alloscardovia omnicolens carries:
- a CDS encoding F0F1 ATP synthase subunit delta, producing the protein MHGEASLASARLTRQAWAGRLQEQGDHALEIARQLLDITAVLDANVRLQRVLTDPGRTADDRVALVHKLFSGSIDDVSQQILCSLVRKRWSKTMHLVNSLEDIAVDAVFYSADAQGVTSQLSAELSRVHSALLNLPEVLSGLSDTRASWDARAKLLNAVVRTDELHPLTKFLIDHVAHQPRRRRFLSAMNWLTERISEHEGDRVVTVVTAVPLSADQRSRISEAYSKKLGTSVYIDSIVDPRVLGGMRIQHGARVTDTTVAAQLQTLQRTLAGGFGSSARVNKNN
- a CDS encoding F0F1 ATP synthase subunit B → MLVAEGANGISLFLPESYDLIWSAVILVILAAFFYFFFMPKFNQIFDERAHKIEGGFERAAQAEAEAEEKKKQYEDQLRTARTEASKIRDDARTEATRIIADAKKNAEKEAAQVAASAQKAIEVQRSQALVSLKGEVGAIATALAGKILGSKLNSSEVQSSMIDDAISELEH
- the atpE gene encoding ATP synthase F0 subunit C, which encodes MDLLTLAAISGNISVLGYGIAALGPAIGLGIMFGKALESTARQPEASGKLNVIMYIGLAIIEVLALLGFVAFMMAR
- the atpB gene encoding F0F1 ATP synthase subunit A produces the protein MNGILNATAFSARVLAEHGPELPSLNDFLPPVILFQGTPFAMNRIILVRVVATALILLVLGLTAARAKVVPGRWQGVVEFLLEFVRDNIVYQILGELRGKKYLPMITTMFMTILVFNLCGIIPGANIAATATIAMPLVFALWTMVQYWAAGISAHGLAGFLKEELFPAGVPWPVYILLTPIQLLEIILIRPFSLTLRLFANMISGHLLVAITLAMSNFYLIEAQQAAMKSVGLLWFVGGFALTGFEIFVAGLQAFIFCILSCVYINQSLGEE
- the metA gene encoding homoserine O-succinyltransferase yields the protein MPIKFPEGLPAKEILDAERIFAMSARDAQEQQVRPLRMCILNLMPKKIETETQILRLMSKSPLQLDIDFMRVSSHETKHTSADHLIKFYETFDVLKDNYYDGFVITGAPVEHLNFEDVDYWNELTQIIDWAQTNVFSTVYLCWGAMAGLYYRYNIDKHIEDSKVFGVFEQWLQDEYNFLTNGFDEICLQPHSRVASMDEQQIDANPALQVLTRGEVAGSGLIATRDFSEVFILGHWEYVRNTLAGEYERDMAKGLENVPFPRNYYPHNDPTLDPLFSWRAHANLLWRNWLNWVYQTTPYDVTEIPGLKAEGKLGTDRNIKHEPGAPRQDYFEPFKGTTYGVRTEE
- a CDS encoding AzlC family ABC transporter permease, producing MARLNMSTLTKAARAAFPLTIPIGFAWFFLGVSYGLLMESKGFAVWYTALMAAVIFAGSMEFITADLLLGAFNPLLAFFMALMVNARHLFYGLAMLRKYSGVGVKKWYLVFGLADETFALNSSARIPADVDRGWFYFFTTVINQFYWVASAVCGSLIGSFIPFNTRGIDFILVAMFAAIFLEEWLSTKKHSSAAVGVIVSLVSLLIFGAQAFLIPAMLGILAIFTMLYMKQSGGWQPAQKDSKKNSTTKNMSNSMSTSTSNTED